The Paenibacillus sp. MBLB1832 genome has a window encoding:
- a CDS encoding glutathione peroxidase, whose amino-acid sequence MSIYQIEVQTITGETQTLAAYKGKVMLIVNTASACGLTPHYKGLQELYEQYQAQGLVVLGFPCNQFAGQEPGTNEEIQAFCELNYKVTFPLFHKIDVKGEHAHPLYTYLLSHTPEPYRTGDIEWNFVKFLVDAEGNVVKQYSARTDPADIRADIEALLA is encoded by the coding sequence ATGTCAATATATCAAATTGAGGTACAAACCATTACTGGCGAGACGCAAACGCTGGCTGCTTACAAAGGGAAGGTCATGTTGATCGTCAATACAGCAAGTGCATGTGGGCTGACTCCGCACTATAAGGGGCTTCAAGAGTTGTACGAGCAATACCAGGCGCAAGGCCTCGTTGTACTTGGGTTTCCTTGCAATCAATTCGCGGGTCAAGAACCAGGGACGAATGAAGAAATTCAAGCATTCTGTGAGCTGAACTACAAGGTGACGTTCCCGCTATTTCATAAAATTGATGTTAAGGGCGAGCATGCCCATCCGCTGTACACCTATTTATTGAGCCATACGCCTGAGCCGTATCGGACAGGAGATATTGAATGGAATTTTGTGAAGTTCCTAGTTGATGCGGAAGGCAACGTGGTTAAACAATACAGCGCACGGACGGATCCTGCTGATATTCGCGCGGATATCGAAGCGTTGTTGGCTTAA